The Manis pentadactyla isolate mManPen7 chromosome 12, mManPen7.hap1, whole genome shotgun sequence genome contains the following window.
TTGCTGGGGCCTGGTGAAATCCTTCCCAATCTGTCCCTTTTATCAACACAATCGCAGTGGACGCCTCTGCACCCATGTGTGGAGGAATAATTCCAGCAGCAGAATTATTTCCGGGCCTGTTTCTTATGCTGGAAGCTGAAAGCTGCAGAGAAGCCCGGGGCCCCTCTGAGGAAGAGCTGAGTAACCCGGCCCAGGGACAGCCTGAGCCATCCGGTGCAAGGCAAGAAGCCACAACTGTTCCCTGGGCCCCCCCTCATCTGCCACTTCAGCTGCTACGGAGCAGGGACCCAACTGCTCGGCTCCAGCTGCCACTCAGGGAGTGCAATGAAGCAGCAACCTGGACATCACGTGACTGAGCTCCCTTATGGAGAGGAAGCTGGTAGAAACGGCGTCTGCCATTTGCCACTTTGCAGGACTGATACTGTTTGTTACAAGGCGCATGGGCTACTGTTAAAATCAAGCAGAGCTAGCTTACCAAAAAGGCCCGCCCAGAGTTCCTTCCAGCTGGCATCTACCTGGCTGGCACTGCTAACAGCCAAGCTCTACGCCGAAAACCACCATTGCTTCTAATCCTGACCCGATGAGGCAAGGGCCAGAATCAGGCGCGCTTCTCAGGGGACATCACAGAAAGTTGGCAGACCAAGTGTTGTGCCCAAGGTCATGCTCAGGAAGTGCAGACCCTCAACCTTCACCGTGACAGACAAGGCAGCTGGCAGCTACCCTGCCTCTTCCCACTGACTCAGAGGCTCCAGGCAGACAGAGGACTGAATCAGAGGCCAGCCCAATATCCCTGCTTGCAGGGTCCAGAGCGTGGAAAGGAGAAGTGACACATCTAAGCTGACATGGGGAGTGAGTGGCAGGGAGGGGGACTGTCCCCAAGCCCTCTCTTCCACACCACCCAAGTGCTACTAAGTCCCAAGCCCTGCGCCAGGCACCCGGGGTCCCAAAAAGCATGGAAAGGAATAAGGCAAGGTGGACACACGCCGTCAGAGGGCTTCCGTCCAACTAGTTGGGACAGTGCCAACTAGCACCCAGCCATTGTTAGAGAGATGCCTTCAAGCTTCCAGGAATAGATGGCAGGGTTCCTCAAGGCTAATAGTAGCCTCCTCTCACCCTCCCTCCGCAACTGCGTCGGCTTCAACCACAGGGATGTTACCGTCTCCCACTCCACCCTCATGCGGGTGGGCACGGGGACAGGCGCCAGCATTCTTCTGCAGCCAGCAGGGTGTCACTGAGAGTCAGCCCACACCCACCTCAACAGCTTCCAAGGCCAAGAATCATGAATAAGAAGGTGAGACACCTGCCTTATGACTCAGCAAAAGGCATTGTCCTGCAAACAGTACGCCAGTGGCTTGGGGAGCACATCCAGTGGGAATCCAGAAACGAATTCAAGAACACAGGAGACCATGATGGAGGCTGAAGGGGGCACTGCAGCTTCACGGAAAGGTGTTACTTCCCGTGTTGAAGTGCCCAGAAGACAAAGCCTGAACCCTACTTCagaccacacacaaaaatgagtTCCACAGGGATCCCAAATTTTGGTGGCGAAATAAAACACAGTAGAGGATGAAAACGAACATCCTCATAAAGATCTGAATGCGATGGTTCCTAGTAGCCATATTGCAAGCCACCCCAAacaggaaacaacccaaatgcccaccaaTAAATGGAAGGCAACACAAAATGTGGTCCTTCCATATAATGGAACACAGCTCAGTGACAAACAGGAACAATATGGATGAGTTGCCAGTGTAGGAAgctgagtaaaagaagccagtagCAAAGACTATACATTTTGCTGATTCTGTGTACATGACTCTCTGAAACATACAGAGCTACTGGAACTAAAATCAGATCAgttgttgccaggggctgagggcagggcAAAGCATTGCCTACAAACAGACATGAGGAAATTCTCTGAGGAAACTCACTATCTTGATTGTGCTGATAGTTTCATGGGTGTACCCATTATGCCATGATGGGAGATTTCACAGCTTCTGTGAAATTTATGGTCTGTCAATTTTATCTCAACAAAGcgggaaggagaaaaataaagaggagGAAACCTAGAAATCACAAGTAAATACAGGATTGTTCACATGTACTATGACAGAGTTTCCCTGTGAATTCTGTAGCTACTCAAAACAAAAGTGCCCTGTACGTGTATTGAGCATTAAATGGAAATAGCCAGGTTGCAAGGTAAGGTGTACAAATTTGTACCAGCACCGAAGGGGCCACAAGAGGCCATACCAAGAGTAACCCTGCCCCCTATCGGACATCTTAAAGATAGGCCTATTTGAAATAATCTTACTACATTTTCCTGAACTCTAATGAAACAGCTCTTACCAAAGTCACCAGTGGTCAAACACTTGCCAAAGTCAACAGTCTGTTGACTCTTCCCACATCTTTTTCAAACTCGCACCATCTCAGAATGCCTTCTTCTTGAGGCTTCCAGGAGAGGACACCCACCTTTTCCTTTTCCCATATCACTGGTTTGACCTGCCTCTTGCTGGTTCCTGGTCCGCTTTGTCCCTCATTTCTGAAATCAGGTGACCTTCTCTGGCCCCAAAGCTTCAAGAAACCTCCATATGCAAATGACTCTCAAAATGGCATCCTGATTTTTCTCCTGAGCTCCAGATTCCACTTCCAATGGCCTGTTCCATACCTCCCCTTGCTTGTCTCTAACTTACCGTGGCCAACACACAACCCTTGACTTCCCAAAATCATCTCCCCTGAGCCTTCCCCATCTGAGGAAGAGGCAGCACCCCCGGATGGGGATCCATCCAGTAGGAATCACCCTTGACTTTCTCTCCACTCCATCATAAATTCTACAGGTACCACTTCTGTCTGTGTACCTCCTACTAAAGCTTCAGACTGCAACTTGACTGTCAGCCTCCCAGTGAAGATTCCCTAACCTCTCAGACTAGTTTGGCAAACGCCTCCACCATCACATGctcaaagatccacacactgtcctCTGCTGCACTGAAGAGTGTAGGAATTGACCCTTTATGTTTACATCCAGCCTCTTCACTAAACTGTGGAACCTtattccccctcccccagctccaaaCCAGGGCTCAGCTTCATATCTAGACTTTTAGATACATAAACTTCTGTCAACACACTCTAGTCCAGGCCACcactatctatcatctaactattgCTATGGTTTTCAGACGGGTTTCTCATCTTCCCTCTACCATCCTTCCCCACCCAACTGCTAGAGTCGGCTTTGTAAAACTCAAATCCAACATCCCTTCTAGCCTCAAAATCCACTGTATGTCCTTCACACGGCCCACCAGACCCCCGTGATCTGGACCTGCCTACCTATCCAGCCTCTTCTATTGTAACCTCGACATGACCAGTGTGGTCCGCAGACCAGCAGCATGGACATCATCGGGGAGCTAGTTAGACATGAAGACTTTCAGACCCCCAACCTGACTTAGTGAATCGGAACCTGAATTTTAAGACGACCTGCAAGGTTCTTGGAAAAGTCTGAGAACAGCGGCTTACACTGCTGCCTCCTCATCCGGAATCAGCTATACGGGTACTTGCAATTTCTTAGCACTGGAATGTTTGACTTAGGAGAGTCACAGGAGAGGCTGGGGCTTGAACTGGGGGAGAAGACCAGTGAAGACGCTGCGGCAAAGAGCGAGGCTGCCTTTCCAGCGATAGTATGGCCCGGCCGACCGCTCCTGAGACGCCGGAACGACCATCTCGTGATACTCACCAGAGGCGGTGGCCCCATACATTTCAACAGCCCTGCGCGTTCACGCCCTTCCGTAGGGCGCACCGCGACCCCGCCTCCAGTCCCGGAGCGCGCGTACGCGTGCGCACACAGAAGATGCTGGAGGAGGCGGGGTCCGTGAGTGGGCGGGACGTGTGAGGAGGAGAAGGATTTCTGCTTCCGGGGAGAGCCGGAAGTCACTGTCTCCCTGGTGAATAAGGTGATTGCAACGCGGGGAAGCGGACGCAGGTGATTGTTCGCGTGGGTGGGCGATCGGGCAGGGCGGGGCGGTGAGGGACTGGGCGCTCGTCAACTGGGGGGTGCTCACGGGGTCCTGGAGGAGATGCCGAGGGCCCCAGGCTTGGAGGACGGCCCGTCGGGGAGCTTGATTCCCCCGGGCCCCAGCCCGCTGAGCGCGGCTGCTCCGAGGCCTGGCTTCTATGCGCGGCGGGCGAGAGGCGACGCCGAAATCTGGGTAAGCTTGGAGGACCCGCCCATCCGCCGCCTCTTGAGTCGCTGCAGGGTGGGAGGCCGATCTCTCTTCCACCCCTCGTTGGAGCGCTTGGACTTGGATCGCTGAGAAAAGACAGGGAGAGATCCCTGCAGCTTCATGTGCAGTCCAGACCTCTTTTCTGGGGTGGAATTGGAGGAGCTATAGTCGTCTGGTAGAATGAGAATCCTGGGGCCCATCCCAGTAGCTTCTCATTCAGACGAcatgtttattcattcagcaaatagttatggctgcttaatgcattACCAGGCGCTATGCGTACTGGGGATTCGGCGGCGGGCAAATCTCGCCTCCCCACGCCAGCAAAACTGACATCCTAGTGGGGAAGATCTGGGGGGAAGttcagaaatctgcattttttgaGCACCTCCTGATGGTTCTTTGCGAGTGGTACCCAGGGACCGGctttaggagaaaaaaaaccaaaactgttcCAGCAGATGAGAGCATGGTCTAGAACAGGCTATACCTTACTAAAGCCTGCGTGGTCTTGTGGGGCGTGGGTTCTGCTGCCCTCTTCTGTTGCATCTCATACTCTTTTTCCCCATCCCTCACTGATCCTCAGTCTTACTGATCTTTCTGGAAAAAGCTTCTGCCCTGGGACCTTTGTGGTGGCTTTTCCTGTGCCTGGACTGCCCTCTCATCATTCAGGCCTAAGCTTAAATGACTCTTACCTTGAGGGCTTTCCACTCTGCTTTTAGATAAAGTTGCCCCTTTCTGGAAATATTCACTGAGCCCTGTTTCATTAACTTCAGAGCACTTAGCAATCATTGAAATTATTTTGCTTATTAGTTAATTTAAATGTCTGTCTTTCACCACTAGAATATAAATTCCTCAGGAGCAGATACGTTGCCTGCCTTGATTGCAGCATTGCTGTGCTTAGAAGAGGTCCTGGCATtggttcactcattcattcagaaatATCTGTTGAGCACTATCTCTGTGCCAAGATCAGTTCGTGGCTCtggaattacaaagaaaaaccgGAAACCCCTGCCCTCTTGGAATTTACATTTGGAGGGTGGTGGGCGGGGCTGGAGAGGCAAATGAAGAGGCTGTTGTGACAACCTGGTCCAGATTTGGGATTCTGACCACAGAGGTGGTGAAAAGAGGTCGATCCCGGATATGTGTCATAGAGGTACAGCAGGAGGATCAGAATCGGATAAGGGGtgtgaaagagaaggaaatagagGAGGAGTCCACGGTTTTTGGCAAGATGGCTTTGCTGTATGCTGTGATAGGGAAGACTGTGGGAGAACCAGCTGAGGTGTCAGCAGCTCTGTGGTTTTGGACAGATTATCTTTAAGCATTTGTTAGCATCAGGTGGAAGTGTGGTCGAGGCAGTTAGACTGGTGAGTGTGCAGTTGAGAGGAGAAATCGAGGATGGTGCGTCGGAAGGCATCAGTGAATATAGACAGAGAGCACAGGAGCCCAAAGATCGAGCTTGTAGGCTCATAGATCATAAGAGAAGTCTGGATTTGGGGGGACCGGGGCGGCAGCAGCAACAGAAACTGAAATGAGCAACCAGTGAGCAGAGTTCAGCATCCTGAGAGTCCCGTGGGAAGCGTGGGAGGAGAGAGCAGTGTGTCCGGCGCCCTGAGGAGTTGGAACTTCCCCTTGGGGTGGGCAGCATGAGATGGGGAGCGGGGTGCAGAGGGAGTGGGAGGAGATGAGGACAGCAAGTGCACACAGGTCTTCTAGAAGAGGTGGTTGTTCTTCAGGATGGGAGAGGCAATAACTGTGTGTTAATGATCCAGTAGAGAGAGACAATGCAATGTCGGGAGCTGGGGTACAAGGTAACGCGTTGTTTTTGTGGGAAGCACTGCGGTTCTGCCATGGCAAAGGTGGGAAGGTGGGATGGAGGGCCTGGGGGTTCGTGGATGTTCTAAGCTGACTACTTCTGTTTACTCAGTGAATTGGAAGCACCCTCAGTTAAGAATGGGAGTAATCACTAAATATGAATCAgactctggtctttattctagccGGAAAAATTATGCTAGAACCAGCCAtggggactgtgtgtgtgtgtgtgtgtgtgtgtgtgcgtgtgtgtgtgtggcagtagGAGAAAACTGCTTTGCAGCCATCACAGATccctgagcacagtgcctggctcagtgGTAGTCCCTGCCTCTGAGCCCTCGATGTCCCTTTGGCACCTGACCCCATCATTTCTCCCAACATTTTGTTCTTCCTGTGCATTAGACATCAGAGCTGGTGCCACCTGCGCCCCCTACCCACCACCCACTCAGTCCTCAGCCACAACCTTAAGAGTCACCCCGGACTCCCGTCTCTCATCACACTCGCCCAGTCCACGGACTTGCCTCCCCGTCTCTCACCACCTGCCATCCCCACTGACCTCTTCGGTTCTGACTTCATCTTCACCCAGACTTTTGACCCCAGACTCTTCCATCCCTTAGAAACACAAAGAACTACTTTCACTCCCCACGGCCCCCAGGATCCATCCAAGCGTCCAGCcaaacccttcccacctgtcctgctctgctcccctgcctGTGTGCTCTGGCCAAGGCCCTGGGACACCTGCCTCTCCGCCTTTGCGCGTGACATTTCTCTGCTCTAAATGCTTGGGCCCTCTTCTCTGCCCAGCAGCCTGTCACCTGTGGAGAGGCAGCCCAGGGTAGGCTCTTGAGTATCAAATCCCTTGAGTGTCATTACTCCCAGGTGGCAGTTGCTTGTCCCCTTGTCAAAAGGAGCAGCTGCTCCTAAAATCACCATCTTCTGAACACTTAGGTTCCACCCAGACTTGCACAACAGGTCTGCTCAGAATCTCTTGTGTCATTCTCACCAGAACAGTGGCTTCCCGTGTAGGTGCCAGTGATGAGCGGTCCAGACCACATGCTAAGCACTTACTGTTGTATCAGTGCTTTAGGACCTCCTCCGAGAAAGCAGCAACCTCATCTGTTTActgatgggaaactgaggcacagacagctTAAGTAACCTGCCTGGGGCACATCACACAGGAAGTGAAGGGCCAGGGTAGAACCCAGGCCATGTGATGCCAGGGCCCGCTGCCATCCCCTCCACCCTGTGTGCACCAGGATTGTCCACCTGCCCGGAAACTGGGAGACTTGTCCCTCAGAGGCCAAGTGAGTCCCGCCTCCTCTACGGGCCAGCCAGGCCTGCTTCCTGGGGCATCGAGTTGGAGGGCTGGGTCCCCAGAGTCACTGACCTCTCTCCTCCCCGCCAGGTTCACCCTCCTACAGACATGGGGCGCAGAAAGTCAAAACGGAAGCCACCCCCCAAGAAGAAAATGACAGGCACCCTAGAGACCCAGTTCACCTGCCCCTTCTGCAACCATGAAAAGTCTTGTGACGTTAAAATGTGAGTGGGGGCCAGGGGTCCTGGCTCACAgggcctccccctcctcctgcagTCCAGGGGTGCTCCCTGCTCCCACTATCCTCCATTCTGCCCTGGGCCTTCCTAGTTATAGGGTGCGTCACCCACAGACACTGGCCCCTTTACTCACCCACCGTCCCCTCCCATTCCAGGGACCGTGCCCGCAACACCGGAGTCATCTCTTGTACCGTGTGCCTAGAGGAATTCCAGACGCCCATCACATGTATCCTTGGGAAACTGAGCTTTttccaggggtgggggcagggcagagccGTCAGAGCTGCCCTGCCCAGGGCTGGTGGCTCAGGGGCCCCTGGCCAAGGGCAAAGGGACTGGAGTCTCTACTCTCTGGCCCTGCTGTGTGTGCTGGGGCCGGGCTGGGGCCACCCAGGGGAACAGATGCCACCTGATAACTTATGTGGGGTGACAGGGTGCTGGGCAGGGGTTTGGCTGACACCAGCATGAGCAGCAGACGTGTACAGGGAAGGGGTCTGATGCCACCAGTCATCCTTGACCCCAGCGGATCAGATCTGTCAGAACCGGTGGACGTGTACAGTGATTGGATAGACGCCTGCGAGGCAGCCAATCAGTAGCAACACAGAAGACCCACCCCCTTGGCAGCCCCACCTGCCTTGGGCCCACCTATTGGGTACCACTCCAAAGACATTCCAGGGTCCAGGGTGTGGGTCCTGGGCCTTCCCagccctctgtgtgtgtgtactgggTGTGAGTGTAAGTATGTATGGCTGCAGGTGTGGCCGTGGGGGTGTGCTTGTAGGCGTGGGTAGAGTTGAGGGGGGTTTGCTGGGCCCAGGGACCCGAACTGTCTCACTTGGCTCTGAAAGCCTTGGACTCGCTGTCTCCTCTGGGCCCTGGGTCCTCCAGGAGGTGCCAGGGTCCTGACATCCTGGGCCAGGAGCCCAGCAGGGGCTGCCTCCTGGACCCACCTCACCAGCATCTTGCCCATTCGAACTGGACTGCCCACCCCCCTTCCAGGCCCTGTGGCCTGGGGTTTGAAGCCACAGGCCCCCAGACCCCTTGGCTGGACCCCAGCAGGGTGCCCTCTGTTCACTTTTAGTTGCTTCTGTAGAGGAGGAAGGGCCTGGGTTTGGGGTAGCTATTATCAGTCACGAGCCCTTAAATAAAGCAGCTGTTATAAAAATCCTGGCTCTCTGTGATTTTCTGGGTTTGGGGTCAGCCCCAGGGGCTCCACCAGcaagatggggagactgaggcatcCAGAAGTGCCTGCCTGGTGGGCCATTCGAAGTGTGGTTTGAATAGGCCTTCAGACTGTCCATTCTTTTGCTTACACGACAAGGATTCAAGGTTAAACTGGGGTAGTGCTGGGCTCAAAGAACACAGATGAACCCACAGACATCTGGCCGGACATTTGCAGTCACAAGGAAATGGCCAAAACAGAGCCTGGAGTGGCATGTGGTGGTGGGTTGGGGccgggtggtcagggaaggctcccTGGGGGATGGCCTGAGGAAGGTGACACCGAAGGGCCCTGGGTCACAAGCTGCTTCTCAGGGCTGGCCTGCCTTTCTCCCTAGCCCTAcactgggtccccacagccacccTGTGAGGCAGGTGCCCCTGGCCTCCAGGGGACAAAACAGGCCTGAGATGGAGGTCACCAGCCCAGGGTCTTCATGAGTCAGAGGTCCTGCCTGAGGGAACAGCTGGTGGCCCCCTGGGGACTGGGGCGGGTTAGGGAGCACCAGAGAAGAGTAAAAAGAGACTCAGAGGTGGGTGGGGGAGCTGTGTGCACGCCTGTGGTGTGCGAAATACCGGTTTTGTCCTTGGTGAGTGGTGCAGAGGTCCCCAAACCCTCGTCATTTCCTGAGTGATTGTGTCTTTTCATAAGAAGCCTTTTAGAGTCACACTTGAGTTTATACTAACGAGGTGACAAGGTGGGGCCCTCGTTGGGCTTAGAATAGAGCTGGTCGCCAGGTAGACCCGGTGA
Protein-coding sequences here:
- the ELOF1 gene encoding transcription elongation factor 1 homolog isoform X1, producing the protein MPRAPGLEDGPSGSLIPPGPSPLSAAAPRPGFYARRARGDAEIWVHPPTDMGRRKSKRKPPPKKKMTGTLETQFTCPFCNHEKSCDVKMDRARNTGVISCTVCLEEFQTPITYLSEPVDVYSDWIDACEAANQ
- the ELOF1 gene encoding transcription elongation factor 1 homolog isoform X3 — encoded protein: MGRRKSKRKPPPKKKMTGTLETQFTCPFCNHEKSCDVKMDRARNTGVISCTVCLEEFQTPITYLSEPVDVYSDWIDACEAANQ
- the ELOF1 gene encoding transcription elongation factor 1 homolog isoform X2, whose translation is MPRAPGLEDGPSGSLIPPGPSPLSAAAPRPGFYARRARGDAEIWVHPPTDMGRRKSKRKPPPKKKMTGTLETQFTCPFCNHEKSCDVKMDRARNTGVISCTVCLEEFQTPITYQICQNRWTCTVIG